One genomic segment of Pagrus major chromosome 13, Pma_NU_1.0 includes these proteins:
- the LOC141006748 gene encoding claudin-4-like isoform X2 — protein sequence MVSGGRQILGLALAVIGFLGSIIICALPTWKVTAFINGNIITAQVIWEGLWMNCVTQSTGQMQCKIYDSLLALPQDLQAARALVIIGIIAGVFGILLGVVGGKCTNFVEEERQKSKVAIASGIIFIIAGLMVLIPVCWSANNIIRDFYNPILTNAQRRELGASLYIGWAAAGLLFLGGGLLCSSCPPRDENNYDVKYSKARSVESSKAYV from the coding sequence ATGGTGTCTGGTGGAAGACAGATTCTGGGTTTGGCCCTGGCGGTAATCGGCTTTCTGGGGAGCATTATCATCTGCGCTCTCCCAACCTGGAAAGTCACAGCCTTCATTAACGGCAACATCATCACCGCTCAGGTGATCTGGGAAGGTTTGTGGATGAACTGTGTGACCCAGAGTACAGGCCAGATGCAGTGCAAAATCTACGACTCTCTCCTGGCTTTACCTCAAGACCTGCAGGCTGCCAGAGCACTTGTCATCATCGGCATCATCGCCGGAGTCTTTGGGATCCTTCTTGGCGTGGTCGGGGGCAAGTGCACCAACTTTGTGGAGGAGGAAAGGCAAAAGAGCAAGGTGGCCATCGCCTCtggaatcatcttcatcattgcAGGCCTCATGGTGCTTATCCCCGTCTGCTGGTCCGCCAACAACATCATTCGTGATTTCTACAACCCCATCCTGACCAACGCTCAGAGGAGGGAGCTGGGGGCCTCGCTCTACATTGGCTGGGCTGCTGCAGGGCTGCTATTTCTGGGTGGGGgcctcctctgcagctcctgtcCCCCCAGGGATGAGAACAACTATGATGTAAAGTACTCGAAGGCTCGTTCTGTCGAGAGCAGCAAGGCGTATGTTTAG
- the LOC141006753 gene encoding claudin-like protein ZF-A89, which yields MASAGLQILGIFLATIGFLGDIIICALPMWKVSAFIGNNIVTAQIFWEGLWMNCVKQSTGQMQCKVYDSMLALPRDLQAARALVVISILIVLMGILLSAAGGKCTNCIEDEVAKSKVAITAGVFFIVGGILCIIPVSWSAHEVIRNFYNPIMIDAQRRELGASLFIGWGSAGLLLIGGALLCCQCEQRKDSRYSAKYSAPRSAASGGAYV from the coding sequence ATGGCGTCTGCAGGTCTTCAGATTCTCGGCATCTTCCTGGCAACCATCGGCTTTCTGGGAGACATCATCATCTGTGCCCTGCCCATGTGGAAGGTCTCTGCTTTCATCGGGAACAACATCGTCACAGCGCAGATCTTCTGGGAGGGCCTGTGGATGAATTGTGTGAAGCAGAGCACTGGACAGATGCAGTGCAAGGTCTACGACTCCATGCTGGCTCTGCCCCGTGACCTGCAGGCGGCCCGCGCCCTGGTTGTGATCTCCATCCTGATTGTCCTCATGGGAATCCTGCTTTCTGCGGCAGGCGGAAAGTGCACCAACTGTATTGAAGATGAGGTGGCTAAGAGCAAGGTGGCCATCACTGCGGGGGTGTTCTTCATTGTCGGTGGTATCCTGTGCATAATCCCCGTGTCCTGGTCTGCTCACGAGGTCATCAGGAACTTCTACAACCCCATTATGATCGACGCACAGAGGAGGGAGCTCGGCGCGTCGCTGTTCATCGGTTGGGGATCGGCAGGACTGCTGCTCATTGGAGGGGCActtctctgctgtcagtgtgagCAGCGTAAGGACAGCAGATACTCTGCCAAATATTCTGCCCCTCGCTCTGCAGCCAGTGGAGGAGCATACGTTTAA
- the LOC141007226 gene encoding claudin-4-like produces the protein MAGQGRQIGGLTLVLMGVLLVCVTCGLPMWRETSFVGANIVTAQTVWDGLWLHCVFQATGQMQCKRHTTSNTMTFDIQAGRALTLLSILAGLLGFIVTLGGGGVVNCSGAPPDPLEPPTTSSSRKKVLKLFQASLLGGALCVLAGILCLVSVSWSAAATILVYNDPLVVAALKREVGSSIYIGWASSLLLLLGGALICFICGETERTQPPYYSYMPYSTNIQFSDASSRMATLKSDAMRSNNSRMFDRHSPRRMVDRVAQVHDYNSLNKAQSWSGMYDQPQGTTPGDFGQ, from the exons ATGGCGGGGCAGGGCAGGCAGATTGGGGGCTTAACGCTGGTTCTGATGGGGGTTTTGTTAGTGTGTGTGACATGTGGGCTGCCAATGTGGCGTGAGACATCTTTTGTCGGAGCAAATATTGTGACTGCACAAACG gtgtGGGATGGTTTGTGGCTACACTGCGTCTTTCAGGCCACAGGTCAGATGCAGTGCAAGAGACACACAACATCCAACACTATGACCTTCGACATCCAGGCTGGACGTGCCCTCACGTTGCTTTCAATCCTCGCCGGCCTCCTGGGCTTCATCGTCACCCTCGGAGGAGGAGGCGTGGTCAACTGCAGCGGCGCTCCACCTGACCCTTTAGAGCCTCCGACCACCTCTTCATCCAGAAAGAAGGTGCTGAAgttgt TTCAGGCGTCTCTGCTGGGTGGAGCTCTGTGTGTCCTAGCTGGCATCCTTTGCCTGGTTTCAGTCAGCtggtcagcagcagcaaccATCTTAGTCTACAATGACCCATTGGTGGTTGCGGCCCTGAAGAGAGAGGTGGGCTCCTCCATCTACATCGGCTGGGcctcctccctgctgctcctgctgggTGGTGCTCTGATCTGCTTCATCTGCGGGGAGACGGAGAGAACCCAACCTCCCTACTACTCTTACATGCCGTACAGCACAAACATTCAGTTCAGCGATGCTTCATCCCGCATGGCCACTCTGAAGTCTGATGCCATGAGATCAAACAACTCCAGGATGTTTGATCGTCATTCACCAAGGAGGATGGTCGACCGCGTAGCCCAAGTGCATGATTATAACTCCCTGAATAAAGCTCAGAGTTGGAGTGGGATGTATGATCAGCCTCAGGGGACGACACCGGGAGACTTTGGGCAGTAA
- the LOC141007227 gene encoding methyltransferase-like protein 27, which produces MFKEAHAKTTVGDKLAFYGAWANSYDQDIAVIDYSGPSLAAKSLSAHFSGDREAAVVLDVACGTGLVAEQMKTYGFRNFVGIDGSKGMLEEAQRKELYQDLKQCILGKQLLPVQRRSFDVVVICAALSVHLAPFTVVRELCNACKPGGYVVMTCFHSPENLEYNTALECELKHMEKEGLRSCVECNVTEIQKRRAGSVYLYKTV; this is translated from the exons ATGTTCAAAGAGGCTCACGCTAAGACTACTGTTGGTGATAAATTAGCTTTCTATGGCGCCTGGGCAAACAGCTACGATCAG GATATAGCTGTTATTGACTATAGTGGTCCAAGTCTTGCAGCTAAGAGCCTCTCCGCCCATTTCAGTGGTGACCGTGAAGCCGCTGTTGTGCTGGATGTGGCCTGTGGTACAGGACTAGTGGCAGAACAG ATGAAAACTTATGGTTTTAGAAATTTTGTGGGCATTGACGGAAGCAAGGGTATGTTGGAGGAGGCCCAAAGGAAAGAGCTGTACCAAGACCTCAAGCAATGCATTTTGGGAAAACAGCTGCTTCCTGTCCAAAGAC GATCATTTGATGTGGTTGTGATATGTGCTGCGCTGAGTGTCCATCTGGCTCCTTTCACTGTGGTCAGAGAGCTGTGCAACGCCTGCAAACCAG GTGGCTATGTGGTAATGACATGCTTTCACAGCCCTGAAAACCTGGAATACAACACTGCCCTGGAGTGTGAGCTGAAGCACATGGAGAAAGAGGGGCTCCGGAGTTGCGTAGAGTGCAATGTGACCGAAATCCAAAAAAGGAGAGCTGGTTCTGTGTACCTCTACAAGACAGTGTAG
- the LOC141006748 gene encoding uncharacterized protein isoform X1: protein MVSGGRQILGLALAVIGFLGSIIICALPTWKVTAFINGNIITAQVIWEGLWMNCVTQSTGQMQCKIYDSLLALPQDLQAARALVIIGIIAGVFGILLGVVGGKCTNFVEEERQKSKVAIASGIIFIIAGLMVLIPVCWSANNIIRDFYNPILTNAQRRESFLHLFIMASLGMQMLASALCLLGWAGVIISCMLPMWRVTAFVGSTIVTSQTIWEGIWMTCVVQSTGQIQCKPYESLLALSADLQAARALTVLAIATGSMGLILAFVGGKCTRFLDEEGEGVKGKVAVAAGAVLIATGLLCLIPTSWAAGAVVRKFYSASIDAQRREIGACLYIGWGASILLILGGGLFISSSCPLKAHNTDKSPSVRYLVVRSSNGSTQAGPHRSSVPTAKSQPVGAVMPRSQSYEGASTKSQLYTRPPWEDKSGQGSRQESERSWAPSTKSQMKRLESTRSEDSDVPSTKSQLKRAEMEENLSVEGENEDASSNPTRTYL, encoded by the exons ATGGTGTCTGGTGGAAGACAGATTCTGGGTTTGGCCCTGGCGGTAATCGGCTTTCTGGGGAGCATTATCATCTGCGCTCTCCCAACCTGGAAAGTCACAGCCTTCATTAACGGCAACATCATCACCGCTCAGGTGATCTGGGAAGGTTTGTGGATGAACTGTGTGACCCAGAGTACAGGCCAGATGCAGTGCAAAATCTACGACTCTCTCCTGGCTTTACCTCAAGACCTGCAGGCTGCCAGAGCACTTGTCATCATCGGCATCATCGCCGGAGTCTTTGGGATCCTTCTTGGCGTGGTCGGGGGCAAGTGCACCAACTTTGTGGAGGAGGAAAGGCAAAAGAGCAAGGTGGCCATCGCCTCtggaatcatcttcatcattgcAGGCCTCATGGTGCTTATCCCCGTCTGCTGGTCCGCCAACAACATCATTCGTGATTTCTACAACCCCATCCTGACCAACGCTCAGAGGAGGGA GtctttcctccacctcttcatCATGGCCTCTCTGGGGATGCAGATGCTGGCGAGCGCCTTGTGCCTCCTGGGTTGGGCAGGGGTCATCATCAGCTGCATGCTGCCCATGTGGCGGGTAACAGCCTTCGTGGGGAGCACCATCGTCACTTCCCAGACCATCTGGGAGGGCATCTGGATGACCTGTGTGGTCCAGAGCACAGGACAGATCCAGTGTAAACCTTACGAGTCTCTCCTTGCTCTCAGTGCAGACCTGCAGGCCGCCAGAGCTCTCACCGTCCTCGCCATCGCCACAGGCAGCATGGGCCTCATTCTGGCTTTCGTTGGAGGGAAGTGTACTCGCTTCTTggatgaagaaggagaaggggtTAAGGGGAAGGTGGCTGTAGCTGCAGGGGCAGTGTTGATTGCCACagggctgctgtgtttgattcCCACATCATGGGCGGCCGGGGCCGTCGTGAGGAAGTTCTACAGCGCCTCCATTGACGCTCAGAGGAGGGAGATTGGAGCCTGTCTCTACATCGGCTGGGGAGCGTCCATCCTACTAATTCTGGGAGGGGGTTTGTTCATCAGTTCTTCATGTCCACTCAAAGCCCACAACACAGACAAGAGCCCCTCGGTCCGCTACCTGGTGGTCCGCTCTTCCAACGGGTCCACCCAGGCAGGTCCTCACCGGAGCAGTGTACCAACAGCAAAGTCTCAGCCTGTTGGAGCCGTGATGCCCAGGTCTCAAAGCTACGAGGGGGCATCAACAAAGTCTCAGCTGTACACAAGACCTCCCTGGGAGGACAAGTCAGGGCAGGGCTCGAGGCAGGAGTCAGAGAGATCATGGGCACCATCAACAAAGTCTCAGATGAAAAGACTGGAGTCAACAAGATCTGAAGACAGTGACGTGCCGTCTACAAAGTCTCAGCTGAAACGAGCAGAAATGGAAGAGAATTTATCAGTTGAGGGTGAAAATGAGGATGCGTCCTCAAATCCAACAAGAACATACCTGTAA
- the LOC141006755 gene encoding claudin-4-like has protein sequence MQTQLVAVCLAIIGFLGTILICGLPMWKVTAFVGANIITAQVFWEGLWMNCVIQSTGHSQCKAYDSVLALPQELQASRALICVSIAVSVVAIGLTVVGARCTNFFRDDWLYKANIGLAGGVVFILAGLLCVIPVSWSAHSIITGFYNPLATQERRGELGASIYVGWASGALLIIGGGILCGTSRC, from the coding sequence ATGCAGACTCAACTCGTCGCTGTGTGTTTGGCAATCATTGGCTTTCTTGGCACCATCCTTATCTGCGGACTGCCCATGTGGAAGGTGACGGCCTTCGTCGGGGCAAACATCATCACAGCTCAGGTCTTCTGGGAAGGTTTATGGATGAACTGTGTGATCCAGAGCACGGGCCACTCACAGTGCAAGGCCTATGACTCCGTTCTGGCTTTACCACAGGAGCTGCAGGCATCCAGGGCTCTGATCTGTGTCTCCATCGCTGTCAGCGTGGTGGCCATCGGGCTGACTGTGGTCGGGGCCCGCTGCACCAACTTCTTCCGTGACGACTGGCTGTACAAAGCTAACATTGGCCTGGCTGGTGGTGTGGTGTTTATATTGGCAGGGCTCCTGTGTGTGATTCCCGTCAGCTGGTCGGCTCACAGCATCATCACAGGTTTCTACAACCCTTTGGCCAcccaggagaggaggggagagctCGGGGCTTCCATATATGTGGGCTGGGCATCTGGAGCTCTGCTCATCATTGGAGGAGGGATTTTGTGTGGCACCTCCAGATgctga